Proteins from a genomic interval of Flammeovirgaceae bacterium SG7u.111:
- a CDS encoding VCBS repeat-containing protein, protein MISKPIYFWLPFIPTLVSVITILTITASCSRQDPQQARLREGEKLAKTYCVLCHQFPKPKLLPKKIWEEILPKMGARMGLSSSAAEMEHMVMLKANGLFPSQSMVTLEDWFKIQDFYLSLSPDSLKTPKTEIESEPLALFNEKAIQFPHIEKPSGSLVKFGEKPFELWYGDALKNQLFKYNLKNSSFEEFQLDGAPSHLNIISDGFQVLTMGNIHPNDWKRGKIFQHTKSELTAILSQLPRPVHASYGDLNDDGREDIVVSGFGYMQGSLAWYENTEQGYNLHMLRALPGALKTDVVDLDKDGFMDILALMAQGDEGFFFYKGDGKGNFKESKVYAFPPSHGSSYYELVDMNKDGLEDIVYVNGDNGDYSVPILKPYHGVSILLNNGDKETPTFEEEYFYSMNGPFKAMPEDYDLDGDIDIACISYFPDYENTPEESFIYLERTDEDNFEFKAQTIEGATKGRWLIADRNDYDGDGDIDIALGNSLVMSYFMPDQTKYNLKISPFSILLLENNTK, encoded by the coding sequence ATGATCTCCAAACCAATCTATTTCTGGCTACCTTTTATTCCTACCTTAGTTTCTGTCATTACTATACTAACCATCACTGCTTCTTGTTCGAGGCAAGACCCGCAGCAAGCAAGACTTAGGGAAGGGGAAAAATTAGCCAAAACATATTGCGTTTTGTGCCACCAATTTCCTAAACCCAAGTTATTGCCTAAAAAAATATGGGAGGAGATATTGCCAAAAATGGGTGCAAGAATGGGGCTTTCATCTTCTGCTGCCGAAATGGAACACATGGTCATGCTAAAGGCAAATGGCCTGTTCCCCAGCCAATCTATGGTTACGCTTGAGGATTGGTTCAAAATCCAAGATTTTTACCTAAGCCTAAGTCCTGATTCTCTCAAAACTCCAAAAACCGAAATTGAGAGTGAACCTCTTGCTCTTTTTAACGAAAAAGCTATCCAATTTCCTCACATAGAAAAACCTTCTGGCTCATTGGTAAAATTTGGGGAAAAGCCCTTTGAACTTTGGTACGGTGACGCCTTAAAAAATCAGCTTTTTAAGTACAACCTGAAAAATAGCAGCTTCGAAGAATTTCAACTTGATGGAGCACCAAGCCACTTGAATATTATTTCAGATGGCTTCCAAGTGCTTACCATGGGCAACATCCACCCAAATGACTGGAAACGAGGAAAAATATTCCAACATACAAAAAGCGAACTTACTGCTATTCTTTCTCAACTTCCCCGCCCTGTTCATGCATCGTATGGAGACCTTAATGACGATGGCAGAGAAGACATTGTAGTTAGTGGCTTTGGCTACATGCAAGGCTCACTTGCTTGGTACGAAAACACTGAACAAGGCTACAATTTACATATGCTAAGAGCTCTTCCTGGAGCATTAAAAACCGATGTAGTTGACCTGGATAAAGATGGGTTTATGGATATTTTGGCATTGATGGCCCAAGGCGATGAAGGGTTCTTTTTCTATAAAGGAGATGGAAAAGGCAACTTTAAAGAAAGCAAAGTCTATGCATTTCCCCCTTCCCACGGTTCTTCTTATTACGAACTTGTTGATATGAACAAAGATGGGCTGGAAGATATTGTTTATGTAAATGGCGATAACGGTGATTATAGCGTACCTATTTTGAAGCCCTATCATGGCGTGAGCATTTTATTAAATAATGGAGATAAGGAAACCCCAACTTTTGAAGAGGAGTATTTCTACTCCATGAACGGACCATTCAAAGCCATGCCCGAAGATTATGACCTTGATGGGGACATAGATATTGCCTGCATCTCCTATTTCCCAGATTACGAAAACACTCCCGAAGAAAGCTTTATTTATTTGGAAAGAACTGATGAAGATAACTTTGAGTTTAAGGCTCAAACAATTGAAGGGGCTACCAAAGGTCGCTGGCTCATAGCGGACCGAAACGATTATGATGGAGATGGAGATATTGATATTGCATTAGGCAACAGTTTGGTCATGTCTTATTTTATGCCAGACCAAACAAAATACAACCTTAAAATCAGCCCTTTTTCAATTTTATTACTAGAAAATAACACAAAATAA
- a CDS encoding RagB/SusD family nutrient uptake outer membrane protein, protein MVSCKPDLDLVDPNQLSPDTFFKNEVQLQSAVNAIYANFQTQGLYTRHMFFMLDNMSHENAGNPQLEADKVQYLDFSFPTDHGAIFQYWDNCYRGINKANFVLDNVENTENVTDAVRNKYKGEAMFLRSLYYFFLVRRFGDVPIYTTIETDPKGRSPKSEVYQLIKDDLSFAAANLRSKGDEADAGRPTSGAANAFLGKVHLYLGEYTEAKAAFAKVTGYALTDNFYDNFMEETEWNSETVFQVNFTGNFGGSSWGSTGTGTEEITFRAQEYGVTWFNVYPADKTLDEFEDGDPRYADSFWSNGDIFDPNGEAVVAEIPRGRRAAWKKYSQYYKQANSDMQSGINFNVIRYADVLLMMAEVENELGNIAAAVDYLNEVRNRPSTSMPNYGTAEMNAMYPVTTKAEVMDAIIHERQVELCGEQVRFDDLLRWGKAADFLAGTGFTTGKSELFPIPQNEIDRNEVLSNADQNPGYK, encoded by the coding sequence ATGGTTTCATGTAAACCAGATTTGGATTTGGTAGATCCAAATCAGCTGTCACCAGATACTTTTTTTAAAAATGAAGTACAGTTACAGTCAGCTGTAAATGCAATCTATGCCAACTTTCAAACACAGGGATTGTATACAAGACACATGTTTTTTATGCTTGACAATATGTCACATGAAAACGCAGGAAATCCTCAATTAGAAGCTGATAAAGTTCAATACTTGGATTTTTCTTTTCCTACAGATCATGGAGCTATATTCCAATATTGGGACAATTGCTATAGAGGTATTAATAAAGCTAACTTTGTGCTAGACAATGTCGAAAACACTGAAAATGTAACAGATGCAGTGAGGAATAAATACAAAGGAGAGGCGATGTTTTTAAGGAGTCTGTATTATTTCTTCTTGGTAAGAAGGTTTGGTGATGTGCCTATATATACGACTATAGAAACCGATCCAAAAGGAAGGAGTCCGAAATCAGAAGTGTATCAGTTAATTAAGGATGATTTGTCTTTTGCTGCGGCGAACTTGAGATCAAAAGGGGATGAGGCTGATGCTGGCAGACCAACTTCAGGAGCTGCAAATGCCTTTTTGGGCAAGGTACACCTTTACTTAGGGGAGTATACTGAAGCCAAGGCTGCATTTGCAAAAGTGACGGGGTATGCGCTTACCGATAATTTTTATGATAATTTTATGGAAGAAACGGAGTGGAATAGTGAAACTGTTTTTCAAGTAAACTTTACGGGTAATTTTGGTGGTTCTAGTTGGGGATCTACAGGTACTGGTACAGAAGAAATAACTTTTAGAGCGCAAGAGTATGGCGTTACTTGGTTCAATGTGTACCCAGCTGACAAGACATTAGACGAGTTTGAAGATGGTGACCCAAGGTATGCGGACAGTTTCTGGTCAAACGGAGATATCTTTGATCCTAATGGAGAGGCAGTTGTTGCTGAAATTCCTCGGGGAAGAAGAGCTGCATGGAAGAAATATTCTCAATACTACAAACAAGCCAATTCTGATATGCAGTCGGGTATCAACTTCAATGTGATCCGTTATGCTGATGTATTGCTGATGATGGCTGAAGTAGAAAACGAATTGGGCAATATTGCTGCTGCAGTTGATTACCTAAACGAAGTGCGTAACAGACCTTCTACTAGCATGCCTAACTATGGCACTGCTGAAATGAATGCTATGTACCCAGTAACTACCAAAGCGGAGGTAATGGATGCAATCATTCACGAGCGCCAAGTAGAGCTTTGTGGTGAGCAAGTTCGCTTTGATGACCTCCTAAGGTGGGGGAAAGCAGCAGATTTCTTAGCAGGTACCGGTTTTACAACAGGAAAGTCTGAGTTATTTCCAATACCTCAAAATGAAATAGACAGGAACGAAGTATTGTCTAATGCTGATCAAAACCCTGGTTATAAATAA
- a CDS encoding ATP-binding protein, with product MEMVKALRNILLCTVLISSMLGGGVAVAQDAKTLEQQASKAEGSDKLSLLILAAQRSLQEDKEKKCLQLTEDAIELSDELLTSQNNSTIIRQKALALHLQGKVYSRLGKDEDAIESLSQSLDLYDQVDDLQGQESVLESIEGTQTPQKESPKWWQDIKNEMNSWELGKKYQDKKRDVIIGYFEKNAQKYEEEGDLLRATEYYLKTIRWYEDVGDSLKVLDTYQHVAELFLEMGNIEAAEATLRYVESLEPRLSDTIDTPIIIEQPPVEIKLDTPFVKNNSLITIPDTLPKAQKKPLETTSGYGQQLLEEIKKIQPDESERKELIAKRNEYQKLANDLTKKGDYKTALKYYQLYIAAQEKLLELSRKRLFDSLRASYQIEAKAEQIGELQMEKSKQSILLLNQQAELDKQTHVRRFLLAITIILLVASTVSYKLFIIKRRAHKELGKTYEDLDEAHHQLKSAQTAIVQSEKMASLGQLTTGIAHELNNPINFVSANVIPLRRDIEEIKELLAKYGKLLYSDDPKAGLAEVEAYKKEIDLEFLTEEIESLLMGMEEGAKRTREIVNGLRNFSRLDEESPKTVDLHEGLDSTLILLKNKIKNHINIEKKYDPALQTIECFPGPINQVFMNILANAIHAIEDSRKQHESAGKITIETISNDANVLINISDTGCGMSQNTQQRIFEPFYTTKDVGRGTGLGLSIAYGIIKNHNGEITVDSHIGEGTTFRISLPKQQPLEENTASGKVTQTSEA from the coding sequence ATGGAAATGGTAAAAGCTCTTCGCAACATATTACTTTGCACCGTACTTATCTCCTCCATGCTTGGAGGAGGTGTTGCTGTTGCTCAAGATGCAAAAACCTTGGAACAACAAGCAAGCAAAGCCGAAGGAAGCGACAAACTTTCTTTGTTGATTTTAGCTGCACAGCGAAGTTTACAGGAGGATAAAGAGAAAAAATGCTTGCAACTGACAGAAGATGCAATCGAGCTTTCTGACGAGTTGCTTACTTCACAAAATAATTCAACCATTATCAGGCAAAAAGCGCTCGCTCTTCACTTGCAAGGCAAAGTGTATTCCCGACTTGGCAAAGACGAAGATGCCATTGAAAGCCTGTCCCAAAGCCTTGATCTTTATGACCAAGTAGATGATCTGCAAGGGCAAGAAAGTGTCCTAGAAAGCATAGAAGGCACACAAACTCCTCAAAAAGAGTCGCCCAAATGGTGGCAGGATATAAAAAACGAAATGAACTCTTGGGAACTAGGCAAAAAATACCAAGACAAAAAGCGAGATGTGATTATTGGATATTTTGAAAAAAATGCGCAGAAATACGAAGAAGAGGGAGACTTACTTCGCGCCACTGAATATTACCTCAAAACCATCCGCTGGTACGAAGACGTAGGCGATAGCCTAAAAGTGCTGGACACTTACCAGCACGTTGCCGAACTATTTTTGGAAATGGGAAACATAGAAGCCGCCGAAGCTACTCTACGCTATGTGGAATCCCTTGAGCCTAGGCTTTCCGATACTATAGACACCCCTATAATTATAGAGCAACCACCCGTTGAAATAAAGCTAGATACTCCCTTTGTAAAAAACAATAGCCTAATAACTATACCCGATACGCTTCCCAAGGCGCAAAAAAAGCCTCTCGAAACGACATCTGGCTATGGACAACAACTGTTAGAAGAAATAAAAAAAATACAACCAGACGAAAGCGAGCGAAAAGAACTGATAGCCAAACGAAATGAGTACCAAAAACTGGCTAACGACCTTACTAAAAAAGGAGATTATAAAACAGCATTAAAATACTACCAACTGTACATAGCCGCCCAAGAAAAGCTACTGGAACTTTCAAGAAAACGCCTGTTTGATTCATTGAGAGCCTCTTACCAAATAGAAGCAAAAGCCGAGCAAATAGGGGAATTACAGATGGAAAAAAGCAAGCAGTCCATCTTATTGCTCAACCAGCAAGCAGAGCTAGACAAGCAAACTCATGTACGAAGATTTCTACTCGCCATTACTATCATATTGCTTGTAGCCTCCACAGTTTCTTACAAGCTTTTTATCATAAAAAGGCGAGCGCACAAAGAACTTGGTAAAACGTACGAAGACCTCGACGAAGCCCACCACCAGCTCAAATCGGCACAAACGGCTATTGTCCAGTCTGAAAAAATGGCTTCGCTTGGTCAGCTTACCACGGGTATTGCACACGAACTAAACAACCCTATCAATTTTGTTTCAGCTAATGTGATACCGCTCCGCAGAGATATTGAAGAAATAAAAGAGCTTTTAGCCAAATATGGAAAACTGCTTTATTCGGATGACCCTAAAGCAGGGCTAGCAGAGGTAGAGGCTTATAAAAAAGAAATAGACCTCGAGTTTTTGACTGAAGAAATAGAAAGCTTATTGATGGGGATGGAAGAAGGGGCAAAAAGAACGAGGGAAATAGTAAATGGCCTAAGAAACTTCTCAAGGCTAGATGAAGAATCGCCCAAAACGGTTGACTTACACGAGGGGCTAGATTCCACCTTGATTTTGCTCAAAAACAAAATCAAAAACCATATCAACATTGAAAAAAAATACGACCCAGCACTTCAAACTATCGAATGCTTTCCTGGGCCTATCAACCAAGTATTTATGAATATTTTGGCAAATGCCATCCATGCTATAGAAGATAGCCGAAAGCAGCATGAAAGTGCTGGTAAGATTACGATAGAAACCATTAGCAATGACGCAAATGTGCTCATCAACATTAGCGATACAGGCTGTGGAATGAGCCAAAACACCCAGCAACGAATTTTTGAACCATTCTATACTACAAAAGATGTGGGCAGAGGAACAGGACTAGGACTTTCTATTGCCTACGGAATCATCAAAAACCACAATGGAGAAATTACAGTGGACAGCCACATTGGTGAAGGAACCACTTTCCGTATTTCCCTTCCCAAGCAGCAACCTTTAGAGGAAAACACCGCTTCGGGAAAAGTAACCCAAACATCAGAAGCTTAG
- a CDS encoding ammonium transporter — protein sequence MKTVFPLTLKIFSLLLLIVFLYIPAMAGSEPTPHEASITLNLDRLWILISAALVFFMQAGFKCLEVGMVRTQHSTVVSMKNLVDWVVVSVAFFLIGFGLMFGHSAGGFIGTDLFMADGVEGAEGGSPLGITFFLFQLAFAGTALTIVSGAMSERTGFVPYLTASLVMGLVIYPVFGHWAWGNLFFGNNPAWLADLGFMDFAGSTVVHSVGAWVALVGIWIVGPRLGRYSKDGKVRDFRPHSFAYSALGVIILWLGWWGFNGGSTLALDSSVEKIILNTNLAAAAAGISAFFHSYFFQKKADLYGKLMGGILTGLVAITAGANVVSFGNALLIGILAGLIHNYTFDLLIKKWKLDDPVGAIPVHGFGGVFGTLAVAIFGKEELLALPRFQQLGVQFLGVAVCFIFTSAIAFVMFKALKATVGLRVSPIEEKEGIDYGKKYVDEIEEEALSEQELLHLMAGLNEDEVSEMPQKGSEEN from the coding sequence ATGAAAACAGTTTTCCCCTTAACACTCAAAATTTTCTCATTGCTTTTGCTAATAGTATTCCTTTATATTCCAGCTATGGCAGGCTCTGAACCAACTCCCCATGAGGCTTCAATCACCTTAAACCTAGACCGGCTCTGGATATTAATATCTGCTGCGTTGGTCTTTTTTATGCAAGCGGGTTTCAAGTGCTTAGAGGTTGGGATGGTACGTACCCAACATAGCACCGTAGTTAGCATGAAAAACCTTGTTGACTGGGTGGTGGTAAGTGTCGCTTTTTTCTTAATTGGCTTTGGACTTATGTTTGGTCATTCTGCTGGAGGTTTTATAGGAACAGACCTGTTCATGGCCGATGGCGTAGAGGGTGCCGAAGGCGGTAGCCCACTTGGCATTACCTTCTTCTTGTTCCAGTTGGCTTTTGCAGGTACAGCACTTACCATAGTTTCAGGAGCAATGTCTGAAAGAACAGGCTTTGTGCCCTACCTCACTGCTTCTCTGGTAATGGGCTTGGTAATATATCCCGTATTTGGACATTGGGCCTGGGGCAACCTCTTTTTTGGAAATAACCCTGCTTGGCTAGCCGATCTAGGATTTATGGATTTTGCAGGCTCAACCGTGGTTCATTCGGTAGGAGCTTGGGTAGCATTAGTAGGGATTTGGATAGTTGGTCCAAGGCTTGGCAGGTATAGCAAAGATGGAAAAGTTAGAGATTTCAGACCCCATAGCTTCGCTTATTCTGCCCTCGGGGTAATTATACTTTGGCTAGGCTGGTGGGGATTCAATGGTGGTAGTACCCTTGCTTTAGATAGCAGCGTAGAAAAAATCATTCTCAATACAAACCTTGCCGCAGCTGCCGCAGGTATTTCGGCTTTTTTCCACAGTTACTTCTTCCAAAAGAAAGCCGACTTGTATGGAAAGCTAATGGGTGGAATTTTAACAGGTCTTGTTGCTATTACGGCAGGTGCAAATGTAGTAAGCTTTGGAAATGCTCTACTTATAGGTATTTTAGCTGGCTTAATACACAATTACACCTTCGATCTTCTTATAAAGAAATGGAAATTGGACGATCCGGTAGGTGCAATTCCCGTTCATGGATTTGGAGGAGTATTTGGCACATTGGCAGTAGCTATTTTTGGGAAAGAAGAGCTATTAGCTTTACCTAGATTTCAACAACTCGGAGTACAATTCTTGGGAGTTGCCGTTTGTTTCATTTTCACAAGTGCTATTGCCTTTGTGATGTTTAAAGCTCTTAAAGCTACTGTAGGCCTTCGAGTTTCTCCTATAGAAGAAAAAGAAGGGATAGACTATGGCAAAAAGTATGTAGACGAGATAGAAGAGGAAGCCCTCAGCGAACAGGAACTGCTCCACTTGATGGCAGGCCTAAACGAAGATGAGGTAAGTGAAATGCCACAAAAGGGAAGTGAAGAAAACTAA
- the proS gene encoding proline--tRNA ligase, producing MAKGIPKQSEDYSLWYNELVKRADLAENSAVRGCMVIKPYGYAIWEKMQATLDKMFKDTGHMNAYFPLFIPKSYLSKEEEHIEGFAKECAVVTHYRLKASEDGKGVVVDPEAKLEEELIVRPTSETVIWSTYKNWIQSYRDLPLLVNQWANVVRWEMRPRVFLRTAEFLWQEGHTAHATEAEARAETEQMLNIYANFAEEHMALPVVKGTKTATERFAGAVDTLCIEALMQDGKALQAGTSHFLGQNFAKAFDVKFLDKENKQQLVWGTSWGVSTRLMGALIMAHSDDDGLVLPPKLAPIHVVIVPIYKGDEQFAKISEKANAIKEELQQLGITVRYDDRDTYKPGFKFAEWELKGVPVRIAIGPRDLENGTVEVARRDTKEKKTYQIDEIKSTVEFLMEDIQKNIYEKALNFRSEVTTKVDDYEEFKEIVSKKGGFVLAHWDGTAETEEKIKTETKATIRCIPFDAPEEEGTCIYSGKPSKRRVLFAIAY from the coding sequence ATGGCGAAAGGAATACCTAAGCAAAGTGAAGATTACTCTCTGTGGTACAATGAACTGGTTAAAAGAGCCGACTTAGCGGAAAACTCTGCGGTGAGGGGTTGCATGGTCATCAAGCCGTATGGCTATGCTATTTGGGAAAAAATGCAAGCAACGCTTGACAAAATGTTCAAAGACACAGGCCATATGAACGCCTACTTCCCTCTTTTTATCCCAAAGTCTTACTTGAGTAAAGAAGAAGAACATATAGAAGGCTTTGCCAAGGAATGTGCTGTAGTAACCCATTACCGCCTAAAAGCCAGTGAAGATGGAAAAGGCGTGGTGGTTGACCCTGAAGCGAAATTGGAAGAAGAGTTGATCGTAAGGCCAACTTCTGAAACAGTAATCTGGAGCACATATAAGAACTGGATTCAGTCTTACCGTGACCTCCCTTTGCTTGTAAACCAATGGGCAAATGTGGTGAGATGGGAAATGCGGCCTCGTGTATTCTTACGTACAGCAGAGTTTTTATGGCAAGAAGGGCACACTGCCCATGCTACAGAGGCTGAGGCACGTGCAGAAACCGAGCAAATGCTAAACATCTATGCAAATTTTGCCGAAGAGCACATGGCACTTCCTGTGGTTAAAGGAACAAAAACCGCAACCGAGCGATTTGCAGGAGCAGTAGATACGCTTTGTATAGAAGCTCTTATGCAAGATGGAAAAGCTCTTCAAGCTGGAACTTCGCATTTCTTAGGGCAAAACTTTGCCAAAGCTTTTGATGTAAAATTCTTAGATAAAGAAAATAAACAACAACTAGTTTGGGGAACTTCTTGGGGTGTGAGTACCCGTTTGATGGGAGCGCTCATTATGGCTCATTCCGACGATGACGGCTTGGTGCTCCCTCCAAAACTTGCTCCTATTCATGTGGTAATCGTACCTATTTATAAGGGCGACGAACAATTTGCGAAGATCAGCGAAAAGGCAAACGCTATTAAAGAAGAGCTTCAGCAATTGGGCATTACCGTAAGGTACGATGACCGTGATACGTACAAACCAGGCTTCAAGTTTGCCGAGTGGGAACTGAAAGGTGTTCCTGTACGAATAGCCATTGGTCCTCGCGACCTTGAAAATGGTACGGTGGAGGTAGCCAGAAGAGATACAAAAGAAAAGAAAACGTATCAGATAGACGAGATCAAAAGCACCGTAGAGTTCTTGATGGAAGATATCCAAAAGAACATTTACGAGAAAGCATTGAATTTCCGTTCGGAGGTCACTACCAAAGTAGACGACTATGAGGAGTTCAAAGAAATAGTTTCTAAAAAGGGAGGGTTTGTATTAGCTCACTGGGACGGTACTGCCGAAACAGAGGAAAAGATAAAAACCGAAACAAAGGCCACCATTAGGTGTATCCCTTTCGATGCTCCTGAAGAAGAAGGTACTTGTATCTACTCTGGAAAACCTTCGAAACGCAGGGTTCTTTTCGCAATAGCATATTAA